The genomic region TGCACCTTCTTGCGGGCAGACGCAGCAGCACCGGAAGCTTCCAGCTCAGCGAGGTCTTCCTCGAGCTTCTGGGCACGGTCGGCGATCTCAGCCTCGGTGTCCTGCTCGATTTCCTTCTTCTCCAGGATCATCTCCGCCTCGAGGGTGGACATGTCGTTGTGACGCGCCTCCTCGTCAACGGACGTGATGATGTTGGCGGCGAAGTAAATGATGCGCTCAAGGTCCTTCGGCGCCAGGTCCAGCAGGTAACCCAGGCGGGACGGCACACCCTTGAAGTACCAGATGTGGGTGACGGGAGCAGCCAGCTCAATGTGGCCCATGCGCTCACGGCGGACCTTGGACTTGGTCACCTCAACACCGCAGCGCTCACAAATGATGCCCTTGTAGCGGACACGCTTGTACTTACCGCAAGAGCATTCCCAGTCGCGGGTCGGGCCGAAGATGCGCTCGCAGAACAGACCGTCCTTCTCCGGCTTGAGGGTGCGGTAGTTAATGGTCTCCGGCTTCTTGACTTCGCCGTGGGACCAACGGCGGATGTCTTCGGCGGTGGCCAGGCCGATGCGGAGCTCGTCGAAGAGGTTTACGTCAAACACGTAAATGTTCCTTTTCTTCTAGGTTTTATGAGTTCAAGTTCGTATCTGTGGGAGCGGGCGGCGCTTTTCGCTTATCGACGCCCGCCCCCGCCTAGCACTTATGCCGTGTCAGCCGCGGAACCCTCGTCACGGGACAAGTTAATGCCCAACGAGGATCCAGCCTGGTCGTACTCGTCATCATCGCCGGACAGCTCCATCGGGGTGCCGTCGGTGGAGAGGACCTCCACGTTCAGGCACAGCGACTGCAGCTCCTTGAGCAACACCTTGAACGACTCCGGGATTCCCGGGTCAGGGATGTTGTCGCCCTTGACGATGGCTTCGTAGACCTTGACACGTCCGACCACGTCGTCCGACTTGATCGTCAGCAGCTCCTGCAGGGTGTAGGCGGCGCCGTATGCCTGCATCGCCCACACCTCCATCTCACCGAAGCGCTGGCCACCGAACTGGGCCTTACCACCCAGCGGCTGCTGGGTAATCATGGAGTACGGGCCGGTGGAGCGGGCGTGAATCTTCTCGTCCACCAGGTGGTGCAGCTTGAGCATGTACATGTAGCCGACGGAGATCGGGTACTTGAACGGTTCGCCGGAGCGTCCGTCGAAAAGCACCGTCTTGCCGTCGCCATCGACCATGACGTCGCCATCGCGGTTCGGCTTGGTGTTGGCCAGAAGACCTGCGATCTCGTCGTTCGTCGCGCCGTCGAAGACCGGGGTGGCGGTCAGGGACTCGGGAGGCACGTCGTAAAGCTGCTCAGGCAGAGTCTCCAGGAGCTTCGCGTTCGCCGGGTCATCCGGGTTGACGGTCCAACCAGCGTGAGCCAGCCAGCCCAGGTGAACCTCGAGCACCTGACCGATGTTCATACGACGCGGCACACCGTGGGTGTTCAGGATGATGTCCACTGGGGTGCCGTCAGCCATGAACGGCATGTCCTCCTCAGGCAGGATCTTGCCCACGACACCCTTGTTGCCGTGGCGGCCGGCCATCTTGTCGCCGTCCTGGATCTTGCGTTTCTGAGCAACGTAGACACGGATCATCTCGTTGACACCCGGCGACAGATCGTCGTCGTCCTCACGGGAGAAGCGACGGACAGCGATGACCTTGCCGGTCTCACCGTGCGGCACCTTCAGGGAGGTGTCGCGGACCTCACGGGCCTTTTCGCCGAAGATGGCGCGCAGTAGGCGCTCCTCCGGAGTCAGCTCGGTTTCACCCTTCGGGGTGACCTTACCCACCAGGATGTCGCCGTCGCGCACGTCCGCACCGATGCGGATGATGCCGCGCTCGTCGAGGTCCTTGAGCACGTCCTCAGAGACGTTCGGGATCTCGCGGGTGATCTCTTCCGCACCCAGCTTGGTGTCGCGGGCATCGATCTCGTGCTCCTCGATGTGCACGGAGGTGAGCACGTCCTGCTCCACCACGCGCTGGTTGAGGATGATCGCGTCCTCGTAGTTGTGGCCTTCCCACGGCATGAAAGCGACGAGCAGATTGGTGCCCAGTGCCATCTCGCCGTCCTTGGTGCCCGGGCCATCAGCGATGACCTGGCCAGCCTCGACGCGGTCGCCTGCAGACACAATCGGGGTCTGGTTGTAGCACGTGCCCTGGTTCGTGCGCTCAAAGGTGCGCAGCAGGTAGGACTCGCGCTGACCCTCGTCGTCCATGATGGTGATCACGTCGCCGGTCACATCTTCAACGACACCTGCGTTGTTCGCGATGACGATGTCGCCAGCGTCATACGCCGCGCGCATCTCCGTACCGGTGGCCACGTATGCAGCCTCAGAGCGCAGCAGCGGCACAGCCTGCTTCTGCATGTTCGCACCCATGAGCGCACGGTTCGCGTCGTCGTGCTCCAGGAACGGAATCATCGCCGTCGCGACTGAAACCATCTGGCGCGGGGAGATGTCCACGTAGTCGACGTCTTTCGGACCGACGACACCGATATCGCCGTCCTTGAGGCGCACCTCAATACGGTCCGCGGTGATGTTGCGGTCAGCGTCGTGGGCCGTAGCGGCCTCAGCGATGGCGAAGCGATCCTCTTCATCGGCGGTGAGGTAGTCGATCTCGTCAGTGATCTGACCGTCGACGACCTTCTGGTACGGCGTCTCGATGAAGCCGAACGGGTTCACGCGAGCGTAGGACGCCAGCGCACCGATCAGACCAATGTTCGGACCTTCCGGGGTTTCGATCGGGCACATGCGGCCGTAGTGCGACGGGTGCACGTCGCGGACCTCAATGCCGGCGCGCTCACGGGACAGACCGCCCGGGCCCAGCGCGGACAGGCGACGCTTGTGGGTCAGACCGGACAGCGAGTTGTTCTGGTCCATGAACTGCGACAGTTGGGAGGTGCCGAAGAACTCGCGGATCGCGGCGGACACCGGGCGCACGTTGATCAGGGACGTCGGAGTGATGGACTCCGCGTCCTGGGTGGTCATGCGCTCACGAACCACACGCTCCATGCGGGACAGGCCGACACGGACCTGGTTCTGCACCAGCTCGCCCACGGTGCGCAGGCGGCGGTTGCCGAAGTGGTCGATGTCGTCGGTGTTGATCGGGATGACCACGCCCTCCGGGGAGGTCATCTCGCGCTCGCCGGCGTGCAGGCGCACCAAGTACTCGAGCGTGGTGGCAATGTCCTCTTCAGTCAGAGTCATCTCACCGTCGTGGTCGCCGCCCAGACCGAGCTTGCGGTTGACCTTGTAGCGGCCGACGCGAGCCAAGTCGTAGCGCTTCGCACGGAAGAACGCGTTCTCCAGCAGGGACTGCGCCAGATCGCGCGTCGGCTGCTCACCCGGGCGCTGCTTGCGGTAAATCTCCAGCAGAGCCTCATCGGTGTTGGCCACGCCGTCGTTCTCCAGCGTGGTCATCATGATCTCGGAAAAGCCGAAACGCTCCTTGATCTGCTCCGTGGTCCAACCCAGGGCCTTGAGCAGCACAGTCACCGGCTGACGACGCTTGCGGTCAATGCGCACACCGACGGTGTCGCGCTTGTCCACGTCGAACTCCAGCCATGCGCCGCGGGAAGGAATGACCTTCACGGAGTGCAGCGGACGCTCGGTGGACTTGTCGATTGTCTCGTCGAAGTACACACCCGGGGAACGCACCAGCTGCGAGACAATGACGCGCTCGGTGCCGTTGACAATGAACGTGCCCTTGTCTGTCATCAGCGGGAAATCGCCGATGAAGACGGTCTGGGACTTGATCTCCTGGGTGTCGTTGTTAATGAACTCCGCCGTCACGTACAGGGGTGCGGAGTAGTTGATGTCCTTATCTTTGCACTCGTCGATCGTGTACTTGATGTCCTCAAAGTACGGATCGGACAAAGACAGGCTCATGTTTCCCGAGTAGTCCTGAATCGGGGAAATTTCCTCGAGGATGTCCTCGAGGCCGGAGGTAATGCGGGC from Corynebacterium genitalium ATCC 33030 harbors:
- a CDS encoding DNA-directed RNA polymerase subunit beta; this translates as MLEGPILAVSPQTKSVAAIPGAPERYSFAKIAEPIALPGLLDVQSESFAWLVGTPEWRERQAEERGSDARITSGLEDILEEISPIQDYSGNMSLSLSDPYFEDIKYTIDECKDKDINYSAPLYVTAEFINNDTQEIKSQTVFIGDFPLMTDKGTFIVNGTERVIVSQLVRSPGVYFDETIDKSTERPLHSVKVIPSRGAWLEFDVDKRDTVGVRIDRKRRQPVTVLLKALGWTTEQIKERFGFSEIMMTTLENDGVANTDEALLEIYRKQRPGEQPTRDLAQSLLENAFFRAKRYDLARVGRYKVNRKLGLGGDHDGEMTLTEEDIATTLEYLVRLHAGEREMTSPEGVVIPINTDDIDHFGNRRLRTVGELVQNQVRVGLSRMERVVRERMTTQDAESITPTSLINVRPVSAAIREFFGTSQLSQFMDQNNSLSGLTHKRRLSALGPGGLSRERAGIEVRDVHPSHYGRMCPIETPEGPNIGLIGALASYARVNPFGFIETPYQKVVDGQITDEIDYLTADEEDRFAIAEAATAHDADRNITADRIEVRLKDGDIGVVGPKDVDYVDISPRQMVSVATAMIPFLEHDDANRALMGANMQKQAVPLLRSEAAYVATGTEMRAAYDAGDIVIANNAGVVEDVTGDVITIMDDEGQRESYLLRTFERTNQGTCYNQTPIVSAGDRVEAGQVIADGPGTKDGEMALGTNLLVAFMPWEGHNYEDAIILNQRVVEQDVLTSVHIEEHEIDARDTKLGAEEITREIPNVSEDVLKDLDERGIIRIGADVRDGDILVGKVTPKGETELTPEERLLRAIFGEKAREVRDTSLKVPHGETGKVIAVRRFSREDDDDLSPGVNEMIRVYVAQKRKIQDGDKMAGRHGNKGVVGKILPEEDMPFMADGTPVDIILNTHGVPRRMNIGQVLEVHLGWLAHAGWTVNPDDPANAKLLETLPEQLYDVPPESLTATPVFDGATNDEIAGLLANTKPNRDGDVMVDGDGKTVLFDGRSGEPFKYPISVGYMYMLKLHHLVDEKIHARSTGPYSMITQQPLGGKAQFGGQRFGEMEVWAMQAYGAAYTLQELLTIKSDDVVGRVKVYEAIVKGDNIPDPGIPESFKVLLKELQSLCLNVEVLSTDGTPMELSGDDDEYDQAGSSLGINLSRDEGSAADTA